A stretch of the Desulfobacter sp. genome encodes the following:
- the genX gene encoding EF-P lysine aminoacylase GenX produces the protein MDSASRLKNLKQRSLVIHHTRDFFRSRGYLEVETPIMGPAIIPEAHIDPVRAENDFLQASPELCMKRLLSMGADKIFQICKCFRKKERGNRHLPELTMLEWYGKHQTYSDLMDQCQDLLRTLAVGLGRKNDLVFQGNTINLTPPFDRISVAQAFKTFANTSAEIALEQGKFEEILTEKIEPHLGNERPCFLYDYPSCLASLARLDPENKTIAQRFELYAAGIELANGFTELTDPHIQKARFKTENKIRAQYGLPHLPLPEKFLADLDTMPDAAGIALGMDRLVMLFCDSPAIDQVVAFTPEML, from the coding sequence ATGGATTCAGCATCCCGGCTGAAAAATCTCAAACAAAGATCCCTTGTCATTCACCATACAAGGGATTTTTTCAGGTCCAGAGGATACCTGGAAGTGGAGACCCCTATCATGGGGCCTGCAATCATACCAGAGGCCCACATTGACCCGGTAAGGGCTGAAAACGATTTTCTCCAGGCATCTCCCGAACTCTGCATGAAACGCCTATTGTCCATGGGTGCGGACAAGATCTTCCAGATCTGTAAATGCTTTAGAAAAAAAGAACGGGGAAATCGCCACCTGCCTGAACTCACCATGCTGGAATGGTATGGTAAACACCAGACCTATTCAGACCTCATGGACCAGTGCCAGGATCTGCTCCGTACACTGGCAGTGGGCCTTGGCCGGAAAAACGATTTGGTCTTCCAGGGAAACACCATCAATTTAACCCCGCCCTTTGACCGAATCTCCGTGGCCCAGGCCTTTAAAACCTTTGCCAATACATCTGCTGAAATTGCCCTTGAACAGGGAAAGTTTGAAGAAATCCTGACTGAAAAAATTGAGCCCCACCTGGGCAATGAACGGCCCTGTTTTTTATATGACTATCCCTCTTGCCTGGCCTCTCTGGCAAGGCTTGACCCAGAAAACAAAACCATTGCCCAGCGGTTTGAACTTTATGCGGCCGGCATTGAGCTTGCCAACGGATTTACAGAACTCACGGATCCTCACATTCAAAAAGCCCGGTTTAAAACGGAAAACAAAATCCGGGCCCAATATGGACTGCCCCATTTGCCCTTGCCTGAAAAATTTCTTGCCGACCTTGATACCATGCCTGATGCCGCAGGCATTGCCCTGGGAATGGACCGACTGGTCATGCTATTTTGCGATTCACCTGCCATTGACCAGGTGGTTGCATTCACACCAGAAATGTTATAA
- the selD gene encoding selenide, water dikinase SelD: MEADKEIKKVQLTRNVKGGGUASKLSPGDLAEALCSLKIPGDEHVMIGLGTADDAGVYQISQDLALIQTVDFFTPIVDDPFDFGRIAAANALSDVYAMGGQPKTAMNLVAFPLAKLGGQVLREILAGGIHTLNQAKTVLLGGHSIEDEELKYGLSVTGFVHPQKVLANQGLEPGDCLVLTKPLGTGILNTAIKGGLAPDHTMKKVVALMAQLNKDAAEVMAHFPITACTDITGFGLLGHLAEMIDKTLTGITLDGASVPVIEKTAEFAAMGLVPAGAHANRRFRQNMVSLSPTITPVVRDILFDPQTSGGLLMGCPENKTQALIAQLKDKGIEHTTVIGQVHETDRPIISVV; encoded by the coding sequence ATGGAAGCAGACAAAGAGATAAAAAAAGTACAGCTGACCCGCAACGTCAAAGGGGGCGGGTGAGCCTCCAAACTATCGCCAGGGGACCTGGCAGAGGCGTTGTGCTCCCTGAAAATCCCAGGGGATGAACATGTGATGATCGGTCTTGGAACGGCTGATGATGCAGGGGTATACCAGATATCCCAGGACCTGGCCCTGATACAGACCGTTGATTTTTTCACTCCCATTGTGGATGATCCCTTTGACTTTGGCAGGATTGCCGCAGCCAATGCCCTCTCTGATGTCTATGCCATGGGCGGACAGCCAAAAACCGCCATGAACCTTGTGGCCTTTCCCCTGGCAAAGCTGGGCGGCCAGGTCCTCAGAGAAATTCTGGCCGGGGGAATCCATACGCTGAACCAGGCAAAAACCGTTCTTCTGGGCGGCCATAGTATTGAAGATGAAGAACTCAAGTACGGGTTGTCCGTTACCGGATTTGTCCATCCCCAAAAGGTGCTGGCCAACCAGGGCCTTGAGCCCGGCGATTGCCTGGTCCTGACAAAACCTCTGGGCACGGGCATACTCAATACGGCCATCAAAGGGGGGCTTGCCCCGGACCATACAATGAAAAAGGTCGTCGCTCTCATGGCACAGCTCAACAAGGATGCGGCCGAGGTCATGGCCCATTTTCCCATTACCGCCTGCACCGACATCACAGGATTCGGACTTTTGGGACATCTGGCTGAAATGATAGACAAGACCTTGACCGGAATCACCCTGGACGGCGCATCCGTCCCTGTGATAGAAAAAACCGCGGAATTTGCCGCCATGGGCCTTGTGCCTGCCGGAGCCCATGCCAACCGTCGGTTCAGGCAGAATATGGTAAGTTTAAGCCCTACAATCACCCCGGTGGTCCGGGACATCCTCTTTGACCCCCAGACATCCGGCGGACTGCTCATGGGCTGCCCGGAAAACAAAACCCAAGCCCTGATCGCCCAGTTAAAGGACAAAGGGATTGAACATACCACAGTGATCGGCCAGGTTCATGAGACAGACCGGCCTATCATTTCAGTGGTCTAA